A portion of the bacterium genome contains these proteins:
- a CDS encoding thiolase family protein — protein sequence MPDVFIADACRTPMGRLGGQLAAVRPDDLAAHVIRSLLERNPGLSPEMVGDVVWGAANQAGEDNRNVGRMAALLGGLGIETPGQTVNRLCGSGMQAVITAAHSLMAGWGDVTVAGGSESMSRAPYVVTKPERAYGVGAPQMVDTVLGWRLVNRRMQAAYPPISLGETAEKVASTYGVTRHQQDSFSLTSHRRAVAAQESGRFEAEIIPIEAPAGPKGRTMALIEHDEGPRPDTSLEALAKLRPVFVEGGTVTAGNSSPMNDGAAGLILATAAGLERTGLAPMVRLVSSAAAGVPPDVMGIGPVPASRMALARAGLNVSDLDLVELNEAFAAQAVACRDELGLDPDRVNVNGGAIALGHPLGCSGARIVTTLVHELARRKGRYGLATMCIGVGQGIALVIERV from the coding sequence ATGCCTGATGTCTTCATAGCCGACGCCTGCCGCACCCCGATGGGTCGCCTGGGCGGCCAGCTGGCCGCAGTCCGGCCCGACGACCTGGCTGCTCACGTGATCCGCTCGCTCTTGGAACGCAACCCGGGCCTTTCGCCCGAGATGGTCGGCGATGTGGTCTGGGGTGCGGCCAACCAGGCCGGCGAGGACAACCGGAACGTGGGCCGGATGGCGGCGCTCCTGGGTGGCCTGGGTATCGAGACGCCCGGCCAGACCGTGAACCGGCTGTGCGGTTCGGGTATGCAGGCGGTGATCACCGCCGCCCACTCGCTCATGGCGGGATGGGGAGACGTGACGGTGGCAGGGGGCTCCGAGTCGATGAGCCGGGCGCCATACGTGGTGACCAAGCCGGAGCGGGCCTACGGGGTGGGAGCGCCGCAGATGGTCGACACCGTGCTGGGATGGCGCCTGGTCAACCGCCGGATGCAGGCCGCCTACCCGCCGATCAGCCTGGGCGAGACCGCCGAGAAGGTCGCCTCGACCTACGGCGTCACCCGCCACCAGCAGGACAGCTTCTCCCTGACCAGCCACCGGAGGGCGGTCGCCGCGCAGGAGTCGGGCCGTTTCGAGGCCGAGATCATTCCCATCGAGGCGCCTGCCGGGCCCAAGGGGCGCACTATGGCGCTGATCGAACATGATGAGGGCCCGAGACCGGACACCTCCCTGGAAGCCCTGGCCAAGCTCCGGCCCGTCTTTGTCGAGGGAGGCACGGTCACAGCCGGCAATTCATCCCCGATGAACGACGGGGCCGCCGGCCTGATCCTCGCAACGGCCGCCGGGCTGGAGCGGACCGGGCTGGCCCCGATGGTCCGCCTGGTGTCGTCGGCGGCGGCCGGGGTGCCCCCGGACGTGATGGGAATCGGCCCGGTTCCGGCCTCCCGCATGGCGCTGGCGCGAGCCGGCCTTAACGTGTCCGACCTCGACCTGGTGGAACTGAACGAAGCCTTCGCCGCCCAGGCTGTGGCCTGCCGCGACGAGCTGGGCCTGGATCCGGACCGGGTCAACGTCAACGGCGGGGCGATAGCCCTGGGCCATCCGCTCGGGTGCTCGGGGGCGCGCATCGTCACCACCCTGGTGCACGAGCTGGCCCGCCGTAAGGGACGCTACGGCCTGGCCACGATGTGCATCGGGGTCGGCCAGGGAATCGCTCTGGTGATCGAGCGGGTGTAG
- a CDS encoding M1 family metallopeptidase yields the protein MTEPSYRLPRQVVPRHYRLRMEPDLDTATFTGSEVVTLDVVEATDRVVLNAAELQIVEARFVRGDASAQAEVEYDEELQRAVLLVSEPLSTGRWELRCRFTGILNDQLRGFYRSTFDDEDGNEQVIATTQFEATDARRAFPCWDEPDFKASFGVTLVVPEDLMAVSNGAEIERVPLDDGRVAVTFADTIVMSTYLVAFVVGPFEATAPIDVNGVPVRIVAPRGKLRLTGYALECSRFCLDYLATYYGIPYPGDKVDMVAIPDFAFGAMENLGCITYRESVLLVDEEIATSAEKMRILDVIGHELAHMWFGDLVTMKWWNGIWLNEAFATFMEMKAVDAFRPEWKRWLEFAAAERPWAFKTDELAGTRPVEFEVRSPAQAEGMFDGITYGKGSAVLRMMEQYLGEEPFRAGVESYLRRHAYGNTETRDLWESLDDSSGRPVGEIMDTWILQGGYPQLTVGITDGGLSLEQSRFLLIPDPADTRTWKVPVRLRGMAGGDPFETSVLVERSRITVPLDGPVDWVIANAGGHGFYRSRYEETLLDALVDRLQLLDPVERFVLVDDAWTFVEAGRSGVSGFVSLASAFREEQEQAVWGALLGAIAAIGHHLVTDDARPRYERWVAGLLAPLADRLGWAPAAGETDLVRRLRGRVIDALGRMANLPEVVERAGSVYERRLANPTSVDPEVAGAVISVCAAHGDAETYERFLDRHRTVRNPQESLKYLRALASFDAEDAVDRTFELIEDRTVRNQDTSWVLARMLANRGTGSYAWSKFKDRWDTVLEIAPPMTQSRIADGFPALSHPEVAADVAAFLAENPLPHAAKAVEQKLERLSALVQMRERETGAMAGALPA from the coding sequence ATGACCGAACCTTCCTACCGGTTGCCCCGCCAAGTGGTCCCTCGCCATTACCGATTGCGGATGGAACCCGACCTCGATACCGCCACCTTCACCGGGTCCGAGGTGGTGACCCTGGACGTGGTCGAGGCTACCGACCGGGTGGTGCTAAACGCCGCCGAGCTGCAGATCGTCGAAGCCCGGTTCGTCCGCGGCGACGCCAGTGCCCAAGCCGAGGTCGAGTATGACGAGGAACTGCAGCGAGCCGTCCTCCTGGTCTCCGAGCCGCTATCGACCGGACGATGGGAGCTCCGGTGCCGGTTCACCGGGATCCTGAACGATCAGCTCCGGGGCTTCTACCGGTCAACGTTCGACGACGAGGACGGGAACGAGCAGGTAATTGCCACCACCCAGTTCGAGGCCACCGATGCCCGCCGTGCCTTCCCGTGCTGGGACGAGCCGGACTTCAAGGCCTCATTCGGGGTCACCCTGGTGGTGCCGGAGGACCTGATGGCGGTGTCGAACGGCGCCGAGATCGAACGGGTGCCTCTAGATGACGGCCGGGTGGCGGTCACGTTCGCCGACACCATCGTGATGTCGACCTACCTGGTGGCCTTCGTGGTGGGTCCGTTCGAGGCAACCGCGCCGATCGACGTGAACGGGGTGCCGGTCCGTATCGTGGCGCCCAGGGGCAAGTTGCGCCTGACCGGGTACGCGCTGGAGTGCAGCCGGTTCTGCCTCGACTACCTGGCCACCTACTACGGCATCCCTTACCCGGGCGACAAGGTGGACATGGTGGCGATCCCCGACTTCGCGTTCGGCGCCATGGAGAACCTCGGATGCATCACCTACCGGGAATCGGTGCTGCTGGTCGACGAAGAGATCGCCACCTCGGCGGAGAAGATGCGGATCCTGGACGTGATCGGGCACGAACTGGCCCACATGTGGTTCGGGGACCTGGTCACGATGAAGTGGTGGAACGGCATCTGGCTGAACGAGGCCTTCGCCACCTTCATGGAGATGAAGGCCGTCGATGCCTTCCGTCCCGAGTGGAAGCGCTGGCTGGAGTTCGCGGCGGCCGAGCGTCCCTGGGCGTTCAAGACCGACGAACTGGCCGGCACGAGGCCGGTGGAGTTCGAGGTGCGCTCTCCCGCGCAGGCGGAGGGGATGTTCGACGGCATCACCTACGGCAAGGGCTCGGCCGTGCTCAGAATGATGGAGCAGTACCTGGGCGAGGAGCCGTTCCGGGCCGGGGTCGAGAGCTACCTGCGGCGGCACGCCTACGGCAACACCGAGACGAGGGATCTGTGGGAGAGCCTGGATGATTCCTCGGGTCGCCCGGTGGGCGAGATCATGGACACCTGGATCCTCCAGGGCGGCTACCCGCAGCTGACCGTCGGGATCACCGACGGCGGCCTTTCCCTGGAGCAGAGCCGGTTCCTGCTGATCCCCGATCCTGCCGATACCCGCACCTGGAAGGTCCCGGTCCGGTTACGAGGGATGGCGGGCGGAGACCCGTTCGAGACCAGCGTGCTGGTGGAAAGGTCGCGGATCACCGTCCCTCTGGACGGCCCGGTGGATTGGGTGATCGCCAACGCGGGCGGCCACGGGTTCTACCGGTCGCGATACGAGGAGACGTTGCTGGACGCTCTGGTGGACCGGCTCCAACTGCTGGACCCGGTGGAGCGGTTCGTGCTGGTGGACGACGCCTGGACCTTCGTCGAGGCGGGACGATCCGGAGTGTCCGGTTTCGTGAGCCTGGCCTCCGCCTTCAGGGAGGAGCAGGAGCAGGCGGTCTGGGGGGCCTTGCTGGGCGCCATCGCCGCCATCGGGCACCATCTGGTCACCGACGACGCCCGGCCCCGTTACGAGCGGTGGGTGGCCGGCCTCCTCGCCCCCCTGGCCGATCGGCTGGGATGGGCGCCCGCCGCAGGGGAGACCGATCTGGTACGCCGCCTCCGCGGGCGGGTGATCGACGCGCTGGGCCGGATGGCCAACCTTCCCGAGGTCGTCGAGCGGGCCGGGAGCGTCTACGAGCGGCGGCTTGCCAACCCCACCTCGGTGGATCCCGAGGTGGCCGGGGCGGTCATATCGGTCTGCGCCGCGCACGGGGACGCCGAGACCTACGAGAGGTTCCTCGACCGTCACCGGACCGTCCGCAACCCCCAGGAATCCCTCAAGTACCTGCGGGCGCTGGCGTCGTTCGACGCCGAGGATGCGGTGGATCGCACCTTCGAGCTCATCGAGGACCGCACCGTCCGCAACCAGGACACCAGCTGGGTGCTGGCCCGGATGCTCGCCAACCGGGGCACCGGTTCCTATGCCTGGTCGAAGTTCAAGGATCGCTGGGACACCGTCCTCGAGATCGCCCCGCCGATGACCCAGTCCCGCATAGCGGACGGTTTCCCCGCCCTTTCCCATCCCGAGGTGGCCGCCGACGTGGCGGCCTTCCTGGCCGAGAACCCTCTCCCCCATGCCGCCAAGGCCGTGGAGCAGAAGCTGGAGCGCCTCTCGGCCCTGGTGCAGATGAGGGAACGCGAGACGGGAGCGATGGCCGGGGCTCTCCCCGCGTAA
- a CDS encoding LLM class F420-dependent oxidoreductase: protein MSYPVRIAVQIRPQHGDYRDIRAAAVRAEEMGVDAVFNWDHFYPLYGDPDGKHFECWTMLASFAEATERVEIGALVTCYSYRNAHLLADMARTVDHISDGRLILGLGAGWFEKDYTEYEYPYGTGGTRLRDFESGLYRITKRLRLLNPPPVRDIPMLIGGMGEKHTLRLAGLYADIWHGFGGPETLTRKNRILDGWCREAGRDPAEVERAIEVEDPTEIDRADGLLAAGATLITLSINGPRYDLSAVPDWLDWRDARNAARQGG from the coding sequence ATGAGCTATCCCGTCAGGATCGCGGTGCAGATCCGCCCCCAGCACGGCGACTACCGGGACATCAGGGCGGCCGCCGTCCGGGCCGAGGAGATGGGCGTGGACGCGGTATTCAACTGGGACCACTTCTACCCGCTGTACGGGGATCCGGACGGCAAGCACTTCGAGTGCTGGACCATGCTCGCCTCGTTCGCCGAGGCGACCGAGCGGGTCGAGATCGGCGCCCTGGTCACCTGCTACTCGTACCGCAACGCCCACCTGCTGGCCGACATGGCGCGCACGGTGGACCACATCAGCGACGGTCGCCTCATCCTGGGTCTCGGCGCCGGATGGTTCGAGAAGGATTACACCGAGTACGAGTACCCGTACGGCACCGGCGGCACCCGGCTCCGGGACTTCGAATCCGGTCTGTACCGCATCACCAAGCGCCTCCGGCTCCTCAACCCTCCCCCGGTAAGGGACATCCCCATGCTGATCGGCGGCATGGGCGAGAAGCACACCCTGCGGCTCGCAGGCCTTTACGCCGACATCTGGCACGGGTTCGGCGGTCCGGAGACGCTCACCCGCAAGAACCGGATACTGGACGGCTGGTGCCGCGAGGCCGGACGTGACCCGGCCGAGGTGGAACGCGCCATCGAGGTCGAGGACCCGACGGAAATCGACCGCGCCGACGGGCTTCTGGCGGCCGGGGCCACCCTGATAACGCTGTCGATCAACGGACCCCGCTACGACCTGTCGGCGGTGCCGGACTGGCTCGACTGGCGGGACGCCCGCAACGCCGCCCGACAGGGGGGTTGA
- a CDS encoding disulfide bond formation protein DsbA, which produces MTARWVVDEVTPQRDVRVVWEPISLMFKNDPEPGSDRHRTTSRSHGMLRVMESVRTELGNEGVFQAYWAFGTHIHNDQNLFDFDVAEVLGAVGIDPGHAGAFADASWDGEIRRRMDFGLALVGDDVGTPIIAMEDARGDRVGMFGPVITRVPSRDDSLRLWDGLVAVTTVPGFWELKRTRTEGPEFGERPVGIPPL; this is translated from the coding sequence GTGACGGCCCGGTGGGTCGTCGACGAGGTTACGCCGCAAAGGGACGTGCGGGTGGTGTGGGAACCCATCAGCCTCATGTTCAAGAACGATCCGGAGCCGGGCTCGGACCGGCACCGGACCACCTCCCGGAGCCACGGCATGTTGCGGGTGATGGAGTCGGTGAGGACGGAACTCGGCAACGAGGGCGTGTTTCAGGCCTACTGGGCGTTCGGCACCCACATCCACAACGACCAGAACCTGTTCGACTTCGACGTGGCCGAGGTATTGGGCGCCGTCGGTATCGACCCCGGCCATGCCGGGGCCTTCGCGGACGCCTCGTGGGACGGGGAGATCCGCCGCCGCATGGATTTCGGGCTCGCGCTGGTGGGCGATGACGTGGGCACCCCGATCATCGCCATGGAGGATGCCCGGGGCGACCGGGTCGGGATGTTCGGCCCCGTGATCACCCGTGTGCCCAGCCGTGATGACTCCTTGCGGCTCTGGGACGGTCTGGTGGCGGTCACCACCGTGCCGGGATTCTGGGAGCTGAAGCGAACCCGCACCGAAGGCCCCGAGTTCGGTGAGCGGCCGGTCGGGATCCCACCCCTCTAG